A section of the Vicinamibacterales bacterium genome encodes:
- a CDS encoding BlaI/MecI/CopY family transcriptional regulator, producing the protein MSTAQHRDLSRRERQILDILYERGHATAADVQAGLPEPPSYSAVRALLRILEDKGHVRHQQDGPRYVYLPTLARDNAKRSAMHHMLKTFFDGSAEQAISALLDENSSRLSSAELDRLARLIDTARRSGV; encoded by the coding sequence ATGTCAACCGCCCAGCACCGCGATCTGAGCCGCCGCGAGCGGCAGATTCTCGACATCCTTTATGAGCGTGGCCACGCCACCGCCGCGGACGTCCAGGCCGGCCTGCCGGAACCGCCCAGCTATTCGGCGGTTCGCGCGCTGCTGCGCATCCTCGAAGACAAGGGGCACGTCCGCCATCAGCAGGATGGTCCGCGGTACGTGTACCTGCCGACGCTCGCGCGCGACAACGCGAAGCGGTCGGCGATGCACCACATGCTGAAGACGTTCTTCGACGGGTCGGCCGAACAAGCGATCTCGGCGCTGCTCGACGAGAACTCGTCGCGGTTGTCGTCTGCTGAACTCGATCGACTCGCGCGCCTCATCGACACGGCGCGCCGGAGCGGAGTGTAA
- a CDS encoding M56 family metallopeptidase has protein sequence MPVLSLPLLFEAVARATVILASTGVAAAVLRRSSAAARHLVWAFGLVSALLVPACSLALPRWELPIVTVPSGFVQTAVSRPISAAVTGAPSRTSDSTDRTLAAPGAAALPVRAVPAPRVAVLALSTGTILLLIWAAGAAIVIARMLLGLAAVWLMSHRTRGNATGPWLPLARALASDLGLRRVRFVQSATAAMPMAWGVFRGAVLMPADADAWPEHRLRVVLLHELAHVKRRDCLMHLVAQIVCAAYWFNPLAWMAARRLRSERERACDDMVLEAGTRGSDYADELLDIARAMPSQRFPAVFGGASLAMAHRSQLEGRLIAILDPKLPRRGLSRARTAAAAALFAVLILSTASVQPWAEAPAAIQTASAGTARAEAARPVESDPGEAAVKARASARDEQASQAVIQDRVQGTLEGRVQGTVEQSVHHTVEGTAGVVEGVIQGLTEGVTAGVLGGITGGIPGGVSQEEPFTLQTPTPTPMPTPTPTPTPTPLAAPEGPRAKMDPRAVAALTEALKDSDKEVRETAMHALVQLRDPRIFDPLVAALKDTNPDVRQQAVFGLGQLRDPRAVEPLMGVLHDTNADVRQQAIFALGQLRDKRATEAFISALKDDNADVREQAAFAIGQLRDPRAIEPLVIALKDGNADVRAQAAFALGQLRDPRAIDGLTAALKDGNADVRKQAAFALGQIRY, from the coding sequence ATGCCGGTCCTCTCGTTGCCGCTGCTGTTCGAAGCCGTCGCCCGCGCGACGGTAATCCTTGCGTCGACCGGGGTCGCCGCCGCCGTGCTCCGCCGTTCGTCGGCGGCGGCCCGGCATCTCGTATGGGCGTTCGGGCTCGTCAGCGCCCTGCTCGTGCCGGCATGCTCGCTGGCGCTGCCGCGCTGGGAACTGCCGATCGTGACGGTGCCGTCGGGCTTCGTCCAAACGGCCGTGTCGCGTCCGATTTCAGCGGCAGTCACGGGCGCACCCAGCCGTACGAGCGATTCGACGGATCGGACGCTGGCCGCACCGGGTGCGGCCGCACTTCCCGTTCGCGCGGTACCGGCGCCACGCGTGGCGGTCCTGGCGCTTTCGACCGGCACGATCCTGCTGCTGATCTGGGCCGCCGGCGCGGCGATCGTGATCGCGCGGATGCTGCTGGGGCTCGCAGCAGTGTGGCTGATGTCGCACCGTACGCGCGGGAACGCGACCGGTCCGTGGCTGCCGCTGGCGCGGGCGCTGGCGTCGGATCTCGGCCTGAGGCGCGTCCGCTTCGTCCAGAGCGCGACGGCGGCGATGCCGATGGCGTGGGGCGTCTTCCGCGGTGCAGTGCTGATGCCCGCCGACGCCGACGCGTGGCCTGAGCATCGGCTGCGCGTGGTGCTGCTGCACGAGCTGGCGCACGTGAAGCGCCGTGACTGCCTCATGCATCTCGTCGCGCAGATCGTCTGCGCCGCGTACTGGTTCAATCCGCTCGCCTGGATGGCGGCGCGGCGGCTGCGCAGCGAACGCGAACGCGCCTGCGACGACATGGTCCTCGAGGCGGGCACCCGCGGATCGGACTACGCCGACGAGCTGCTCGACATTGCCCGCGCCATGCCGTCGCAGCGGTTCCCTGCCGTCTTCGGAGGCGCGAGCCTCGCGATGGCGCACCGCTCGCAGCTCGAGGGACGCCTGATCGCGATCCTCGATCCGAAGCTGCCGCGGCGCGGCCTGAGCCGGGCGCGGACGGCCGCGGCCGCCGCGCTCTTCGCCGTCCTCATTCTCTCGACCGCCTCGGTGCAGCCGTGGGCCGAGGCGCCGGCGGCGATCCAAACCGCGTCTGCCGGCACCGCCCGGGCTGAAGCCGCACGTCCGGTCGAATCAGATCCAGGCGAGGCGGCTGTAAAGGCGCGCGCGTCGGCCCGGGACGAGCAGGCGAGCCAGGCGGTGATTCAGGACCGCGTACAAGGCACGCTCGAGGGACGCGTACAGGGAACCGTCGAGCAGTCCGTCCATCACACCGTCGAAGGCACGGCCGGCGTGGTCGAGGGTGTGATCCAAGGCCTCACCGAAGGCGTCACGGCCGGAGTGCTCGGCGGTATCACGGGCGGGATCCCTGGGGGCGTCTCGCAGGAAGAGCCGTTTACCCTGCAGACCCCAACGCCGACTCCCATGCCGACCCCGACCCCCACACCGACCCCGACCCCCCTCGCGGCGCCCGAAGGGCCCAGGGCGAAGATGGATCCCCGCGCCGTCGCGGCGCTGACCGAGGCGCTGAAGGACAGCGACAAAGAGGTCCGCGAAACGGCGATGCACGCACTCGTGCAGCTGCGCGACCCGCGCATCTTCGATCCGCTCGTCGCCGCGCTCAAGGACACAAACCCGGACGTCCGCCAGCAGGCGGTGTTCGGGCTCGGCCAGCTCCGCGACCCGCGCGCCGTCGAGCCGCTGATGGGCGTGCTGCACGACACGAACGCCGACGTCCGCCAGCAGGCGATCTTCGCGCTCGGTCAATTGCGGGACAAGCGGGCGACCGAAGCATTCATCTCGGCGCTGAAAGACGACAACGCCGACGTCCGCGAGCAGGCCGCCTTCGCGATCGGCCAGCTTCGCGACCCGCGCGCCATTGAACCGCTGGTCATCGCACTGAAGGACGGCAACGCTGACGTGCGCGCGCAGGCCGCCTTCGCGCTTGGCCAGCTCCGCGACCCGCGCGCCATCGACGGCCTGACCGCTGCGCTGAAGGACGGCAATGCCGACGTCCGCAAGCAGGCCGCGTTCGCGCTCGGGCAAATCCGCTACTAA
- a CDS encoding HEAT repeat domain-containing protein produces the protein MSPLAVFVRTLLKSSAIFIGATAILLHPSLEWRSSAQRGVLVGAQQSGTEAAVDALIGALKDSDAGVRREAARALAQMNSRRAVPALAGALSDADPQIRAAVAAALGEIGDTAATDALVAAVKDKVVDVRKRAISALGEIGDAKALDALTQALKDEDAGVRRAAASAIAEIGGDGGPHPHPHPHPRPAAVRMVVR, from the coding sequence ATGAGCCCACTCGCCGTGTTCGTCCGCACGCTCCTCAAATCGAGCGCAATCTTCATCGGCGCCACAGCCATCCTGCTCCACCCGTCGCTCGAGTGGCGCTCGTCGGCGCAGCGCGGCGTCTTGGTCGGCGCGCAGCAGTCGGGGACCGAAGCCGCCGTCGACGCGCTGATCGGCGCGCTCAAGGACAGCGACGCCGGCGTCCGCAGGGAGGCCGCGCGCGCGCTCGCCCAGATGAACAGCCGCCGCGCCGTACCCGCACTCGCCGGTGCGCTGAGCGACGCCGATCCGCAGATCCGCGCGGCGGTCGCCGCGGCGCTCGGTGAAATCGGCGACACCGCCGCGACTGACGCGCTCGTCGCCGCCGTCAAGGACAAGGTGGTGGACGTTCGCAAGCGTGCCATCTCCGCGCTCGGCGAGATCGGCGACGCCAAGGCACTCGATGCGCTGACGCAGGCGCTGAAGGACGAGGACGCCGGCGTCCGCCGCGCCGCCGCGTCCGCGATCGCCGAGATCGGCGGCGACGGCGGCCCGCATCCGCACCCCCATCCGCATCCGCGTCCGGCCGCCGTCCGCATGGTGGTGCGGTGA
- a CDS encoding HEAT repeat domain-containing protein — MKASLVALSFVAFAAQHDVTAAAAGLASADPAVRTHAACELRELGSEAAPLAPRLAAMLADGSPVDAAVCGERTWRFRGAQEPTTPGEQAASALVAIGEPAKPLLRTALGGPAWIARKNAAWGLGAVKDSEAVPPLLDALKDTDAGVREQVAWALGAIGDRRAVDGLVAALGDGVAGVRKQAAWALGALGDRRAVSGLTRALKDADAGVRKQAAWALGAIGG, encoded by the coding sequence ATGAAGGCGTCGCTCGTCGCGCTCTCGTTCGTTGCCTTCGCCGCGCAGCACGACGTCACCGCAGCGGCCGCGGGCCTTGCGTCGGCCGATCCCGCGGTTCGCACGCACGCGGCGTGCGAGCTGCGCGAACTCGGCAGTGAGGCCGCGCCGTTGGCGCCACGTCTGGCGGCGATGCTCGCCGATGGATCCCCTGTCGATGCTGCCGTCTGCGGTGAACGCACCTGGCGCTTCCGCGGCGCGCAGGAACCGACGACACCTGGCGAGCAGGCGGCATCGGCGCTCGTCGCCATCGGCGAGCCCGCGAAGCCGCTCCTGCGCACGGCGCTCGGCGGACCGGCCTGGATCGCGCGGAAGAACGCCGCGTGGGGTCTCGGCGCCGTGAAGGATTCGGAAGCGGTGCCGCCGCTGCTCGACGCGCTCAAGGACACCGACGCCGGCGTGCGCGAGCAGGTGGCCTGGGCGCTCGGCGCGATCGGCGACCGGCGCGCCGTCGACGGTCTGGTCGCGGCGCTCGGCGACGGCGTCGCCGGTGTCCGCAAGCAGGCGGCCTGGGCGCTCGGCGCGCTGGGCGACCGCCGCGCGGTGAGCGGCCTGACGCGCGCGCTGAAGGACGCCGACGCCGGCGTCCGCAAGCAGGCGGCCTGGGCGCTCGGAGCGATCGGTGGGTGA